A stretch of Channa argus isolate prfri chromosome 16, Channa argus male v1.0, whole genome shotgun sequence DNA encodes these proteins:
- the myt1lb gene encoding myelin transcription factor 1-like protein isoform X7, which produces MDNSTMEECYETDGTEEIDDREEEEEEGPVEEEEDEEEGEVEEEEEVEGYMDYNVEQMEHEDGEVERGDGEGEEEEDEEVEVEQEEEEEGDEERVEEAEEDEETVEEVDYEEGEEEDGEQGQRPEDDQMSSGEGGEGDGGGGGGNAKCGLMTEKDDNNNDEYENYDELVAKSLLNLGKIAEDAANRAMTESEMNSNSSNSAEEEEEDEEEEEEEEEEDEEDEEEEEEEEEEEDEEEGEGDETQRGDLSLDVDSDVVRETVDSLKLLAQGHGAVLSDNLDGQEFEDRMAENGNETDCTLTGGNAHNGGNGQVKINSNGQIENSDEEVCLSSLECLRNQCFDLARELSETKSADRNGPSQQNHFSCGDPNQQPQHHGYGDFHHSQDDRRGLHRNYSDMDNLMKLEEQLSPRSKGFSSCAQDRYHNKHPDFDEDTASVSSDRSEEVFDMTKGNLSLLEKAIALESERAKAMRDKMAAEAARRDGVRYNHEDHGPRHGYGVERKARLPDGMKKPFYHKDASRADKKESRCPTPGCDGTGHVTGLYPHHRSLSGCPHKDRVPPEIVAMYENVLKCPTPGCTGRGHVNSNRNSHRSLSGCPIAAAEKLAKAQEKHQSCDGPKSNQGSDRVLRPMCFVKQLDYPQYGYKNNVSTSTPRSNLAKELEKYSKTSFDYSAFDSSNNQQVYGKRAIVPKVHGHRDNSPKEYDAKRYCKNSSSASSTTSTYAPSSSSSSLSCGGGGGGTGAGGRGGGGSSASSTCSKSSFDYSHDMEAAHMAATAILNLSTRCREMPHGMGEKPQDLCSQSPSLDVDENGTLDLSMSKRLCSGGGGDSVLTPLEPMSPQRQAALLGSRCYGMGDATDCWDLPVDYTKIKHIDEDEKEPDDLDPFHDLLEDRSYTTDVNMSSPKPKYVQCKESKKDLITCPTPGCDGSGHLTSNFASHRSLSGCPLADKSIRSMLANNAQELKCPTPGCDGSGHITGNYASHRSLSGCPRARKSGIKIIHSKENKEDQEPIRCPVPGCDGQGHVTGKYASHRSASGCPIAAKRQKDGYLNGIQFTWKSGKTEGMSCPTPGCDGSGHVSGSFLTHRSLSGCPRATSAMRKARLSGVEMLTIKQQRTSNGLENEEEIKQLDEEIKDLSESNSQVEADMIKLRTQITTMESNLKSIEEENKVIEQQNESLLHELANLSQSLINSLANVQLPHMKPLTHKEPPLRNNSCLQMHQQEPISEQNFDAYVTTLTDMYANQDQYQSPENKALLENIKQAVQGIQV; this is translated from the exons ATGGACAACTCCACAATGGAAGAGTGCTATGAGACAGATGGAACAGAGGAGATTGAtgacagggaggaagaggaggaggaaggacctgtagaggaggaggaagatgaggaagagggtGAGgttgaagaagaggaagaggtggaAGGCTACATGGACTACAATGTAGAGCAAATGGAGCATGAAGACGGGGAGGTGGAGCGAGGGGATGGAGaaggggaagaggaggaagatgaagaggtaGAGGTGGagcaagaagaggaggaggagggtgatgaGGAGAGAGTGGAGGAAGCGGAGGAAGACGAAGAAACAGTAGAGGAGGTGGACTAcgaagagggagaagaggaggacgGAGAGCAGGGTCAAAGGCCAG aGGACGATCAGATGAGCAGTGGCGAAGGGGGAGAGGGTGATGGTGGAGGTGGCGGTGGCAATGCCAAATGTGGTCTGATGACTGAGAAGGACGACAACAACAACGACGAGTATGAAAACTATGATGAACTCGTAGCCAAGTCCCTTCTCAACCTGGGTAAGATCGCAGAAGATGCTGCCAACAGAGCAATGACGGAATCGGAGATGAACAGCAACTCCTCTAACAGtgctgaggaagaagaggaggatgaagaagaagaggaagaagaggaggaggaggatgaagaggatgaggaagaggaggaggaggaggaggaagaggaggatgaagaagagggGGAAGGTGATGAAACTCAGAGGGGTGATTTAAGTTTAGACGTTGACAGTGATGTGGTTCGGGAGACAGTGGACTCCCTCAAACTGCTGGCACAAGGTCACGGTGCTGTGTTGTCTGACAATTTAGATGGACAGGAGTTTGAGGACAGAATGGCCGAGAACGGGAATGAAACTGACTGTACCCTCACTGGGGGAAATGCACACAATGGTGGTAATGGACAAGTTAAGATCAACAGTAATGGACAAATAGAAAACAGTGATGAGGAAGTGTGTTTAAGCAGTCTGGAGTGCCTACGAAACCAATGCTTCGACCTGGCTCGAGAACTAAGTGAAACAAAGTCTGCTGACAGAAATGGACCATCCCAACAAAACCATTTCTCATGCGGGGACCCCAATCAACAGCCCCAGCATCATGGCTATGGGGATTTCCACCATAGCCAAGATGACAGGCGGGGACTTCATAGGAACTATTCCGACATGGACAATCTCATGAAGCTTGAGGAGCAGCTGAGCCCACGCTCCAAAGGTTTCTCCAGTTGTGCACAGGACAGATATCACAACAAACACCCAGATTTTGACGAGGACACTGCCTCAGTGTCATCAGACCGTTCTGAAGAAGTATTTGACATGACAAAGGGAAACCTGTCCCTGTTGGAGAAGGCCATTGCACTAGAGTCAGAACGTGCCAAGGCAATGCGAGATAAAATGGCAGCTGAGGCTGCCAGGAGAGATGGGGTGAGGTATAACCATGAAGATCACGGCCCGCGGCACGGCTATGGTGTGGAGCGTAAAGCCCGGCTTCCTGATGGTATGAAGAAGCCTTTCTACCATAAAG ATGCTTCGCGCGCAGACAAGAAGGAAAGCCGGTGTCCAACACCGGGGTGTGATGGCACGGGTCACGTGACAGGCTTGTACCCACACCATCGGAGCCTCTCCGGTTGCccacacaaagacagagtgCCGCCAGAAA TTGTGGCTATGTATGAGAATGTTCTTAAGTGTCCTACGCCTGGCTGCACGGGACGCGGTCATGTCAATAGCAACAGAAACTCTCACAGAAG TCTGTCAGGGTGTCCCATCGCTGCAGCCGAGAAGCTGGCTAAAGCGCAGGAGAAGCACCAGAGCTGTGATGGACCAAAGTCTAATCAGGGGTCCGACCGAGTCTTAAG GCCTATGTGCTTTGTCAAACAACTGGACTATCCACAGTATGGTTACAAGAACAATGTTTCCACCAGCACGCCCCGCTCCAACCTGGCCAAGGAGCTGGAGAAGTACTCCAAGACAAGCTTCGACTACAGCGCCTTTGACAGCAGCAACAACCAGCAAGTATATGGGAAACGGGCCATCGTACCCAAAGTTCATGGACATAGGGACAACTCACCCAAAGAATATGACG CCAAACGTTACTGCAAGAACTCCAGCTCGGCCAGCAGCACCACCAGCACCTACGCGcccagcagtagcagcagcagcctaaGTtgtgggggaggaggagggggcacGGGAGCTGGCGGCAGaggtggtggtggcagcagcgCCAGCAGCACCTGCAGCAAGAGCAGCTTTGACTACAGTCACGACATGGAGGCCGCCCACATGGCAGCTACGGCCATCCTCAACCTGTCCACGCGGTGCCGGGAGATGCCCCACGGCATGGGGGAGAAACCCCAGGACCTGTGTTCGCAG AGTCCCAGTCTAGATGTTGATGAAAATGGTACGTTGGACCTGAGTATGAGCAAGCGTCTGTGCAGCGGCGGTGGAGGGGACTCGGTGCTCACCCCTCTAGAGCCCATGTCCCCCCAGAGGCAAGCCGCCCTGCTGGGCTCCCGCTGCTACGGCATGGGGGATGCCACCGACTGTTGGGACCTACCGGTAGACTACACCAAGATCAAACACATAGACGAGGACGAGAAAGAG CCAGATGACCTAGATCCTTTCCATGACCTGCTGGAGGACCGATCCTACACCACAGATGTTAACATGTCCAGCCCCAAGCCCAAGTACGTCCAGTGCAAGGAGAGTAAGAAGGACCTTATAAC ATGTCCCACACCGGGGTGTGATGGAAGTGGTCACTTGACGAGCAATTTCGCCTCACATCGAAG TCTCTCAGGTTGTCCTTTAGCTGATAAAAGCATTCGAAGCATGCTGGCCAACAACGCACAAGAGCTCAA GTGCCCGACACCAGGGTGCGATGGTTCGGGACATATCACTGGCAACTACGCCTCACACagaag TCTCTCAGGGTGTCCGCGGGCCAGGAAAAGTGGGATAAAGATCATTCACAGTAAAGAGAACAAGGAGGACCAGGAGCCTATCAG GTGTCCAGTCCCAGGTTGCGATGGTCAGGGTCATGTGACAGGAAAGTACGCTTCTCACAGAAGTGCTTCAGGATGCCCCATAGCAGCCAAGAGACAAAAGGACGGCTATCTAAATGGCATTCAGTTCACATGGAAGTCTGGCAAGACAGAGGGCATGTCCTGTCCGACGCCAGGCTGTGACGGCTCGGGTCATGTCAGCGGCAGCTTCCTGACACATCGGAG CCTGTCAGGTTGTCCACGTGCCACCTCCGCCATGAGGAAAGCCCGGCTCTCCGGCGTGGAAATGCTAACAATTAAGCAGCAGCGTACCAGCAATG GCCTAGAGAATGAAGAAGAGATCAAACAGCTGGATGAGGAAATCAAAGATTTAAGTGAATCTAATTCACAAGTGGAAGCAGACATGATCAAACTTAGAACACAG ATTACAACAATGGAGTCCAACCTGAAGTCCATAGAGGAGGAAAACAAGGTGATTGAACAGCAAAATGAATCTCTCCTGCATGAGCTGGCCAACCTCAGCCAGTCACTGATTAACAGTTTAGCTAATGTCCAGCTCCCTCATATG AAACCGCTGACACACAAAGAACCTCCTCTAAGGAATAACAGCTGCTTACAAATGCACCAGCAA GAGCCAATAAGCGAGCAGAACTTTGACGCCTATGTGACCACTCTAACGGACATGTACGCAAACCAAGACCAGTACCAGAGTCCAGAAAACAAAGCCCTGTTGGAAAACATCAAGCAAGCTGTTCAAGGGATCCAAGTGTAA